A genomic segment from Bacteroidota bacterium encodes:
- a CDS encoding T9SS type A sorting domain-containing protein — MKKILLLSSLLCSLNAFSQYWSYKTIGSTDAYAQFIATGSTSVILNKPANDVLSGANTIPFPYSFNGTSYTSYKVSDNGYLTFDGTATTAQNTPVALPSASAPKSAIFALWSDMECIGNTQYTAERSQVFSYTYGSSPNRVHVVQWYGMAKKGTAPDGNNILFTAVKLYEAGGFDIVYGGKAGSISGVAGYQNADGTQGAMIGNTAAFAYPITATTLTILAEKDMIVYKFVEGTQPMYDAGLTKLSIPVYVGKGVDNTLKGTLINYGTEDLSSIKVYYSVNGDTKVAGTLPSLNTTNSGGVETFEFPSPLNFATTGAKSIKVWIDNPNNSVDQNRKNDTLTISTEAFNSVIPRKVLHEVFTSSTCPPCNPGNINLDKVIAPNTDKWNVIKYQVNFPGTGDPYYTSETATRFSYYGASFAPWLTIDGSFNDNANNYTQTIFDSYAIKPSLVAITATQTIVGKTITVSGTVTPVQSFTTTNLKLRIAVIETKTVQNMKTNGETEFYNVMKKMLPNAAGTAISFTAGTAVPFTQSFTFPGSYRLPLDGQSANIINLTTENSVEEFGNLQAVVFVEDDTKKEIWQSQSTAAVFPLAVKKVNANNQFNVYPNPAENNFSIEFKTATVGSIRIIDINGKEVYNTTINSMNQSVDCSSLNNGLYIVQIEANGSISSQKLNIAK; from the coding sequence ATGAAAAAAATATTACTATTAAGCTCTTTGTTGTGCAGTCTAAATGCTTTTAGTCAGTACTGGAGCTACAAAACAATTGGCTCAACTGATGCATATGCTCAGTTTATTGCCACAGGTTCAACCTCTGTTATTTTAAACAAGCCGGCAAACGATGTACTTTCTGGTGCAAACACAATTCCATTTCCTTACTCTTTTAACGGTACTTCTTATACCTCATACAAAGTAAGTGATAATGGTTACTTAACTTTTGATGGTACTGCAACAACAGCTCAAAACACACCGGTTGCTTTACCTTCGGCATCAGCCCCTAAAAGCGCAATTTTTGCTTTATGGAGTGATATGGAATGTATTGGTAATACCCAATATACTGCAGAGCGTTCTCAGGTTTTTAGTTATACTTACGGTAGCTCTCCTAACCGTGTACATGTAGTACAATGGTACGGAATGGCTAAAAAAGGTACAGCACCTGATGGTAACAATATTCTATTTACTGCTGTTAAATTATATGAAGCAGGTGGATTTGATATTGTCTATGGTGGTAAAGCCGGTTCTATATCAGGTGTTGCAGGTTACCAAAATGCTGACGGAACTCAAGGTGCTATGATAGGTAATACTGCTGCATTCGCTTACCCTATTACTGCAACTACATTAACAATACTTGCTGAAAAAGATATGATTGTTTACAAATTTGTAGAAGGTACTCAACCTATGTACGATGCAGGTTTAACTAAATTATCTATTCCTGTTTATGTTGGAAAAGGAGTTGATAATACTTTAAAAGGAACTTTAATTAACTACGGTACTGAAGATCTTTCATCAATTAAAGTATATTACTCAGTAAACGGTGATACTAAAGTTGCAGGTACTTTACCTAGCTTAAATACTACTAATTCAGGTGGTGTTGAAACTTTTGAATTTCCTTCACCTTTAAATTTTGCTACTACAGGTGCTAAATCAATCAAAGTTTGGATTGATAATCCTAATAACAGTGTTGATCAAAACAGAAAAAACGATACATTGACTATTTCAACAGAGGCATTTAATTCAGTAATACCTCGTAAAGTATTACATGAGGTATTTACTTCGTCAACTTGCCCTCCTTGTAACCCAGGTAACATTAATTTAGATAAAGTAATAGCTCCTAATACTGATAAATGGAATGTAATTAAATACCAAGTTAATTTCCCTGGTACCGGTGATCCATATTATACATCAGAAACTGCTACAAGATTCTCGTACTATGGCGCTTCTTTTGCTCCTTGGTTAACAATTGACGGTTCATTTAACGATAATGCTAATAACTATACACAAACAATTTTTGATTCTTACGCTATAAAGCCATCATTAGTTGCTATTACAGCTACACAAACTATAGTTGGTAAAACTATTACTGTTTCAGGAACAGTTACTCCTGTACAATCATTTACAACTACAAACTTAAAATTAAGAATAGCTGTAATTGAAACAAAAACAGTACAAAACATGAAAACCAATGGTGAAACAGAGTTTTATAATGTAATGAAAAAAATGTTACCAAATGCAGCAGGTACAGCTATTAGCTTTACTGCAGGCACAGCAGTTCCATTTACTCAAAGTTTTACATTCCCAGGAAGCTACCGTTTACCTCTTGATGGTCAATCAGCAAATATTATTAATTTAACTACTGAAAATTCGGTAGAAGAATTTGGTAATTTACAAGCTGTTGTTTTTGTTGAAGATGATACTAAAAAAGAAATCTGGCAATCACAATCTACAGCTGCTGTATTTCCTTTAGCAGTTAAAAAGGTTAATGCAAACAACCAATTTAACGTTTATCCGAACCCTGCAGAAAATAATTTCAGCATTGAATTCAAAACAGCTACTGTTGGTTCAATCAGAATTATTGATATTAACGGTAAAGAAGTATATAACACCACTATTAATTCAATGAATCAATCAGTTGATTGCTCTTCATTAAACAATGGCTTATATATTGTTCAAATTGAAGCTAACGGTTCAATCTCTAGCCAAAAATTAAACATTGCTAAATAA
- a CDS encoding protein-L-isoaspartate(D-aspartate) O-methyltransferase, with the protein MIDTYKDKGARKRLIGELRAKGIVDEKVLAAMLKIPRHFFIQPEFKSHAYLDKAFKIDAGQTISQPYTVAYQTQLLQIEKDDKVLEVGTGSAYQSIILLELGVHLYTIERQEALFNKAHKRIADFGYTATCIFGDGSKGYAQGAPYDKIIVTAGAPVLPQALIDQLKIGGILIIPIGDSNTQKMHSIIKTSATGFEEITLENFRFVPLIGEQAW; encoded by the coding sequence ATGATTGATACATATAAAGACAAAGGTGCAAGAAAGAGACTGATTGGAGAATTGCGTGCAAAAGGCATTGTTGATGAAAAGGTATTAGCAGCCATGCTGAAAATTCCGCGACATTTTTTTATACAACCAGAGTTTAAATCGCATGCTTATTTAGATAAAGCTTTTAAAATAGATGCAGGACAAACAATTAGTCAGCCATATACTGTAGCGTACCAAACACAATTATTGCAAATAGAAAAAGACGATAAAGTACTGGAGGTAGGGACTGGTTCAGCTTATCAATCAATTATACTATTAGAACTAGGCGTTCATTTATATACTATAGAAAGACAAGAGGCTTTGTTTAATAAAGCACATAAACGTATTGCCGATTTTGGTTATACTGCTACTTGTATATTTGGCGATGGGAGTAAAGGTTATGCGCAAGGTGCTCCTTACGATAAAATAATTGTAACAGCCGGTGCACCTGTTTTACCTCAGGCGCTTATTGATCAATTAAAGATTGGCGGCATTTTGATTATTCCTATTGGAGATAGCAATACGCAAAAAATGCATAGCATTATAAAAACTTCAGCTACCGGCTTCGAGGAGATAACATTGGAAAATTTTAGGTTTGTGCCACTTATTGGTGAGCAAGCCTGGTAG
- the dprA gene encoding DNA-processing protein DprA, with the protein MGIGNDLFYQMAVKQIPNVGNVTAKLLISYCGGVENIFKQSKSKLLKIPGIGEVTAESIIGFKDFSRIEQELVFIDKNDIKPLFYLENEYPKRLKDIDDAPILLFYKGNANLNATKIVSIIGTRNATEYGKAFTDKLVEALKPTEALILSGLAYGIDYHSHKAAMNNNLPTVGVVAHGLDEVYPRDHKKAAYSMMENGGLLTEYLSKTKPDAANFPARNRIVAGMCDVLVVVETAIKGGSMITAEIANSYNKDIMALPGRVSDEYSQGCNYLIKQNKASILSKPDDLFELMNWDMKNTATKKPKQQLLLLDLDEEDAKIINYIKQKTKIGLDEISFDLQIDLGLLSLKLLDLEFKSIIRSLPGKVYEMA; encoded by the coding sequence ATGGGTATTGGTAACGATTTATTTTATCAAATGGCTGTTAAACAAATTCCTAATGTTGGAAATGTTACGGCTAAGTTACTGATTAGTTATTGTGGTGGCGTTGAAAATATATTTAAACAATCAAAATCGAAACTATTAAAAATACCAGGTATTGGCGAAGTAACAGCTGAAAGTATTATTGGGTTTAAAGATTTTAGTAGGATAGAGCAGGAACTAGTGTTTATTGATAAAAACGATATCAAGCCACTTTTTTATCTTGAAAATGAATACCCTAAAAGACTTAAGGATATTGACGATGCGCCCATATTATTATTTTATAAAGGCAATGCAAACTTAAATGCCACTAAGATTGTTTCTATTATAGGTACCAGAAATGCTACGGAATATGGAAAAGCATTTACAGATAAACTAGTTGAAGCATTGAAACCTACGGAAGCTTTAATATTAAGTGGTTTGGCTTACGGAATAGATTACCATAGCCATAAAGCAGCAATGAATAATAACTTACCAACTGTTGGGGTTGTTGCACATGGCTTGGATGAAGTATATCCGAGAGATCATAAGAAGGCAGCTTATTCAATGATGGAAAACGGGGGTTTGTTAACAGAATACTTAAGCAAAACAAAACCTGATGCGGCTAACTTTCCGGCTCGTAACAGAATTGTAGCAGGCATGTGCGATGTATTGGTGGTAGTAGAAACAGCTATTAAAGGTGGCTCTATGATTACAGCTGAAATTGCCAATTCATACAATAAAGATATTATGGCACTACCCGGCCGTGTTAGCGATGAGTATTCGCAAGGCTGTAACTATTTAATTAAACAAAATAAAGCAAGTATATTAAGTAAACCTGACGACCTGTTTGAATTAATGAATTGGGATATGAAAAATACCGCCACTAAAAAACCTAAGCAGCAATTGCTGTTGCTTGATTTAGATGAGGAGGATGCTAAGATTATCAATTATATTAAACAAAAGACAAAAATAGGTTTAGACGAAATAAGCTTCGATTTGCAAATAGATTTAGGTTTATTATCTCTTAAGCTGCTTGATTTAGAATTTAAAAGTATTATCCGTTCATTGCCGGGCAAGGTATATGAAATGGCTTAA
- a CDS encoding GAF domain-containing protein, whose protein sequence is MSENIIISDRSNKKQMYEELIPQLKHLLLPTDDLIANLANCSAALKEVFNFWWVGFYIVKNNQLSLGPFQGPIACTSIQLGKGVCGTAWQNKATIIVPNVHEFPGHIACSGASNSEIVIPIIKANEVLAVLDVDSEFLAHFDETDKKHLEEVCTFLAKLF, encoded by the coding sequence TTGTCAGAAAACATAATTATATCAGATAGGAGCAATAAAAAACAAATGTATGAGGAGTTGATTCCTCAATTAAAACATTTGCTTTTACCTACTGATGATTTAATAGCCAATCTTGCCAATTGTTCAGCCGCTTTAAAAGAGGTTTTTAACTTTTGGTGGGTTGGCTTTTATATTGTTAAAAATAACCAACTTTCCCTCGGTCCTTTTCAAGGGCCAATTGCCTGCACATCTATTCAGTTAGGAAAAGGTGTTTGCGGCACAGCCTGGCAAAATAAAGCAACTATTATTGTACCCAATGTACATGAATTCCCCGGCCATATTGCTTGCAGCGGAGCCAGTAATTCCGAAATTGTTATACCCATTATAAAAGCAAATGAAGTACTGGCTGTTTTAGATGTTGATAGCGAGTTTCTTGCACATTTTGATGAAACAGATAAAAAACACTTAGAAGAAGTGTGTACATTTTTAGCTAAGTTATTTTAA
- a CDS encoding 30S ribosomal protein THX: MGKGDLRSKKGKMKNKSFGKVRSKRALSAKNRIHTKAA, from the coding sequence ATGGGAAAAGGCGATTTAAGATCAAAAAAAGGTAAAATGAAAAATAAAAGCTTTGGCAAAGTAAGAAGCAAAAGAGCTTTATCAGCTAAAAACAGAATTCATACAAAGGCCGCTTAA
- a CDS encoding 30S ribosomal protein S16: MSVKIRLQRHGRKQAPYYHIVVADSRAPRDGKFIELIGSYKPQTVPATIELNNERAVKWLENGAQPTDTVRAILSYKGVLFQRHLDAGVRKGALTQEQADAKLAKWLDEKNAKVEAHISKEKSKAIDSSSARLAAETKANAARIAKLAEKQAALDAAANPVAEEEVVVSEEAAPAAEETTEATETETPAE, translated from the coding sequence ATGTCAGTAAAAATCAGATTACAGCGTCACGGACGCAAACAAGCACCTTACTACCACATAGTTGTGGCAGATTCTCGTGCACCCAGAGACGGTAAGTTTATTGAACTAATTGGTTCATACAAACCACAAACCGTTCCTGCAACCATTGAATTAAACAACGAAAGAGCTGTTAAATGGCTTGAGAACGGAGCGCAACCAACAGATACTGTTCGTGCTATCCTTTCTTACAAAGGTGTTTTATTCCAACGCCACTTAGATGCTGGTGTTCGTAAAGGCGCTTTAACTCAAGAGCAAGCTGATGCTAAATTAGCTAAATGGCTTGATGAGAAAAATGCTAAAGTAGAAGCACACATTTCAAAAGAAAAATCAAAAGCAATAGATTCAAGTTCTGCTCGCTTAGCTGCTGAAACAAAAGCAAATGCTGCTCGTATTGCAAAACTTGCTGAAAAACAAGCTGCTTTAGATGCTGCTGCTAACCCAGTTGCTGAAGAAGAAGTAGTTGTAAGTGAAGAAGCTGCTCCTGCTGCCGAAGAAACAACAGAAGCAACTGAAACAGAAACTCCAGCAGAATAA
- a CDS encoding M20 family metallopeptidase, with translation MSTSIIQKIKSLANQLHDEHIAIRRHLHKHPELSFEEYKTSAFVKEALERIGITKIDIKANTGLVALIEGKNPSKKTIALRADLDALPIVEQNDVPYKSINSGVMHACGHDVHTTCLLGAAKILFQLKDEFEGTIKLIFQPGEEKLPGGASLMIKEGALLNPDAGHIFGQHVMPLIPVGKVGFKSGLYMASSDELFIKVIGKGGHAAMPHLNIDPVAIAAQIIVSLQQIVSRTAQPIIPTVLSFGKVIANGATNVIPDEVHIEGTFRTLDEDWRLKAHEKMVHMATSIAEGMGGKCEFEVRKGYPFLKNNEELTEQTKLAAQNYLGAENVVDLDTWMAAEDFAYYSQVIPACFYRLGTRNEKRGITSSVHTPTFDIDEEALAIGSGLMAYIAFNDLSN, from the coding sequence ATGAGTACTTCAATTATTCAAAAAATAAAAAGTTTAGCCAATCAACTTCATGATGAGCATATTGCCATAAGAAGGCATTTACATAAACATCCTGAACTTTCATTTGAAGAATATAAAACTTCTGCCTTTGTAAAGGAAGCGCTTGAGAGAATTGGTATTACTAAAATTGATATTAAAGCAAATACAGGCTTAGTTGCTTTAATTGAAGGTAAAAATCCATCAAAAAAAACAATTGCTTTACGAGCAGATTTAGATGCTTTACCTATTGTAGAGCAAAATGATGTTCCTTATAAATCAATAAACAGCGGAGTAATGCATGCTTGCGGACATGATGTGCATACAACTTGTTTATTGGGAGCAGCCAAAATTTTGTTCCAGCTAAAAGATGAATTTGAAGGTACTATTAAACTTATTTTTCAACCGGGAGAAGAAAAACTACCGGGCGGAGCCAGTTTAATGATAAAAGAAGGCGCGTTACTGAACCCTGATGCCGGCCATATATTCGGACAACATGTTATGCCTTTAATTCCTGTAGGAAAAGTAGGTTTTAAAAGTGGCTTATATATGGCCAGCAGCGATGAACTTTTTATAAAAGTAATTGGTAAAGGCGGTCATGCTGCTATGCCTCATTTAAATATAGACCCTGTTGCTATTGCCGCTCAAATTATAGTTTCACTGCAACAAATTGTCAGCCGTACTGCTCAACCCATTATACCTACAGTACTTTCGTTTGGTAAAGTAATTGCCAACGGAGCTACCAATGTAATTCCTGATGAAGTGCATATAGAAGGTACTTTCAGAACGCTGGACGAAGACTGGCGACTTAAAGCACACGAAAAAATGGTTCATATGGCTACTTCAATAGCTGAAGGAATGGGCGGAAAATGTGAATTTGAAGTGCGAAAAGGCTATCCATTTTTAAAAAATAATGAAGAGTTAACAGAACAAACTAAACTGGCTGCACAAAATTATCTGGGTGCTGAGAATGTGGTTGACTTAGATACCTGGATGGCAGCAGAAGATTTTGCATACTATAGCCAGGTTATTCCTGCCTGCTTTTACCGCTTAGGTACAAGAAATGAAAAAAGAGGAATAACATCTTCTGTTCACACTCCTACTTTTGATATAGATGAAGAGGCTTTAGCTATAGGAAGCGGCTTAATGGCTTATATAGCCTTTAACGACTTAAGCAACTAA
- a CDS encoding sugar transferase yields the protein MIRKRNLHTLLSIIIDALTAATAWSTFFAYRKVFIEPTLYGEMEIVLDKNFFLGLFYVPLFWVVLYYLAGNYKDVWRKSRIKELSKTFSVTVIGVMLLFFTLLLDDAVYNYQAYYRTTITLFILHFSITVFFRLLFTTYIIKKLRAKELGFNTIVIGNNDKTFGLIKEITQKYNAQGFIIKGFVSGNNHKNIEHRLSNMFQALGTYNDLPEIIKKYEIEEIIIGVESTNHIELNEITNILEDQNVTLKIIPDVYDLRSGSVRLENVVGTALIEINQDKMPQWQKVVKRGIDIVISLFVLIVLSPVFLSVAIGVRLSSPGSILFKQIRIGYKGKPFNILKFRSMYVNAEQAGPALSSTNDSRRTTFGVFIRKYRFDELPQFYNVLIGEMSLVGPRPERKFFIDQIIKVAPHYKHLQRVKPGITSWGMVKYGYAENIDQMVERLQFDILYIENRSIAIDFRIIIYTALIILQGRGK from the coding sequence TTGATACGCAAAAGAAATTTACATACATTACTTTCTATTATCATTGATGCATTGACAGCAGCAACTGCATGGTCAACCTTTTTTGCATACAGGAAAGTATTTATTGAACCTACTCTTTATGGAGAGATGGAAATTGTACTGGATAAGAATTTCTTTCTGGGTCTTTTTTATGTTCCTTTATTTTGGGTTGTCCTTTATTACTTAGCAGGTAATTATAAAGATGTTTGGAGAAAATCGCGAATAAAAGAGCTTTCAAAAACATTTAGCGTTACTGTTATTGGTGTAATGCTGTTATTCTTTACGCTTTTATTAGATGATGCTGTTTATAATTATCAAGCCTATTACAGAACCACTATAACCCTTTTTATATTACACTTTAGTATAACAGTATTTTTTAGGCTTCTTTTTACTACTTATATTATTAAAAAGCTACGTGCTAAAGAACTTGGATTCAACACCATTGTAATTGGTAATAACGATAAAACCTTTGGCTTAATAAAAGAAATAACACAAAAGTACAATGCACAGGGATTTATTATAAAAGGATTTGTTAGCGGTAATAATCACAAAAATATTGAACATCGGTTGTCAAACATGTTTCAAGCTTTAGGTACTTATAATGATTTACCTGAGATTATAAAAAAATATGAAATAGAAGAAATTATTATTGGTGTGGAAAGTACCAACCATATTGAACTAAATGAAATCACCAATATTTTAGAAGACCAAAACGTTACTTTAAAAATCATTCCTGATGTGTATGATTTACGAAGTGGCTCTGTTCGTTTAGAAAATGTAGTTGGTACTGCCTTAATAGAAATCAATCAAGATAAAATGCCTCAGTGGCAAAAAGTAGTTAAAAGAGGTATTGACATTGTTATTTCACTATTTGTTTTAATTGTTTTATCACCTGTTTTCCTGTCTGTCGCAATTGGTGTTAGACTAAGCAGTCCGGGCTCTATCCTATTTAAACAAATTAGAATTGGTTATAAAGGTAAACCTTTTAACATACTTAAATTTAGAAGTATGTATGTAAATGCCGAACAAGCAGGGCCAGCTTTATCAAGTACCAACGATAGCAGAAGAACCACTTTTGGTGTATTTATTAGAAAGTACAGGTTTGATGAATTGCCACAATTTTATAATGTATTAATTGGCGAAATGAGTTTGGTGGGCCCAAGACCAGAACGCAAGTTTTTTATTGATCAGATAATAAAAGTAGCCCCGCATTACAAACACTTACAACGTGTAAAGCCTGGTATTACCAGCTGGGGTATGGTTAAATACGGTTATGCTGAAAATATTGACCAAATGGTGGAACGCTTACAATTTGATATTTTGTATATCGAAAATCGGTCTATTGCTATTGACTTTCGCATTATTATTTACACTGCATTGATTATTTTACAAGGACGCGGTAAATAA
- a CDS encoding Gfo/Idh/MocA family oxidoreductase: protein MIQIGIAGANELSKKHIEKILEIKDFRLVGFYDHDEQSSNLIANSYGLTRFDSYNDLIKHTDAIDILSPVGTHYNYVSKAIKKCRHVFVDKVLSENLDEAKELANLAHEANIQLYVSRYERFHPNFQLLKKLLNNPLYIESSKFDPHIINLSSEDLVFDLLLNELELVLNIVKANVLKVRATGACMHSDRIDFINVRLEFDNGCVYNMVGGNFKSEQRNKIRFFQKNKTYGFDLNNFKITLLNSSDALDENHSEQILKNTGKNQTEMIKRELEHFAQNISQQSLRLRSYYDNYQAIEVAHKIIEDLKKHQL from the coding sequence ATGATTCAAATTGGTATTGCAGGTGCTAATGAACTTAGTAAAAAACACATCGAAAAGATTTTAGAGATAAAAGACTTTAGGTTAGTTGGATTTTACGACCATGATGAACAAAGCAGCAATTTAATTGCTAACAGCTATGGGCTTACTAGGTTCGACTCTTATAATGATTTGATTAAGCACACTGATGCCATAGATATATTATCGCCTGTGGGAACACATTATAATTATGTATCCAAAGCCATCAAAAAATGCAGACATGTATTTGTAGACAAAGTATTAAGTGAAAACTTAGATGAAGCTAAAGAGTTAGCCAATCTTGCACACGAAGCCAATATTCAATTATATGTAAGTAGATATGAAAGATTCCATCCAAACTTTCAATTACTCAAAAAACTACTTAACAACCCTTTATATATTGAATCTTCCAAATTTGACCCGCACATTATTAACCTTTCAAGCGAAGATTTGGTTTTTGACTTATTACTGAATGAACTGGAATTGGTTTTAAATATTGTAAAAGCAAACGTATTAAAAGTAAGAGCAACAGGAGCATGTATGCATAGCGACAGAATTGACTTTATTAACGTACGCTTAGAATTTGATAATGGATGTGTTTATAATATGGTTGGAGGGAATTTTAAATCAGAACAACGCAATAAAATTAGGTTCTTTCAGAAAAATAAAACCTACGGATTTGATTTAAATAATTTTAAAATAACTCTTTTAAACTCAAGCGATGCCTTGGACGAAAACCACAGTGAGCAGATTTTAAAAAACACAGGAAAAAACCAAACAGAAATGATTAAACGTGAGTTAGAGCACTTTGCACAGAACATCAGTCAACAATCATTGAGGTTGCGTAGCTATTACGACAATTATCAGGCTATTGAGGTAGCGCACAAAATAATTGAAGACTTAAAAAAACACCAACTTTAA
- the queA gene encoding tRNA preQ1(34) S-adenosylmethionine ribosyltransferase-isomerase QueA: MKLSQFKFNITDSMIAKYPAENRDEAKLMVLDRKKQKIEHKTFKDILKYFGDGDTFILNNTKVFPARLYGSKEKTGAQIEVFLLRELNKESKLWDVLVDPARKIRVGNKLYFGNDDLVAEVVDNTTSRGRTIRFLHDGTDEELWKLIEKLGEMPIPKYLNRPVEKLDKERFNTIFAKNIGAVIPPTAGLHFTKELMMRLEIKGAQFNEITLHNGLGAFRAVEVEDLTKHKMDSEYFSISPETASAVNKALDNKKKVVAVGNSVMRAIESSVSSKNRLNPETSWTDKFLFPFHDFRIANCLITNFHPPESTLMMATAAFADFDFLMEAYNEAIKNKYKFLAYGDAMLII; this comes from the coding sequence ATGAAATTATCACAATTTAAGTTCAACATTACTGATTCAATGATTGCTAAATACCCGGCAGAAAACCGTGACGAAGCAAAATTAATGGTGTTGGACAGAAAAAAACAAAAAATTGAACACAAAACATTTAAAGACATTTTAAAATATTTTGGTGACGGAGATACCTTTATTTTAAATAACACCAAAGTTTTCCCTGCCCGTTTATACGGAAGCAAAGAAAAAACAGGCGCTCAAATTGAAGTTTTTTTATTGCGTGAGTTAAATAAAGAATCAAAACTTTGGGATGTATTGGTAGACCCTGCCCGTAAAATACGTGTAGGTAATAAACTTTATTTTGGTAACGATGATTTAGTAGCTGAAGTAGTTGACAATACCACTTCGCGCGGACGTACTATCCGTTTTTTACACGATGGAACTGATGAAGAACTTTGGAAATTAATTGAAAAATTAGGTGAAATGCCTATTCCAAAATACTTAAACCGCCCAGTTGAAAAATTAGACAAAGAAAGATTCAATACCATATTTGCTAAAAATATTGGTGCTGTTATACCTCCTACTGCCGGATTACATTTTACTAAAGAGTTAATGATGCGTTTAGAAATAAAAGGCGCTCAGTTTAATGAAATTACGCTGCACAATGGTTTAGGTGCATTCAGAGCGGTTGAAGTGGAAGATTTAACCAAACATAAAATGGACTCTGAATACTTTAGTATAAGTCCTGAAACTGCTTCTGCAGTTAATAAAGCGTTAGATAATAAAAAGAAAGTAGTAGCCGTTGGTAATTCAGTAATGCGTGCTATTGAATCATCAGTATCATCAAAAAACAGGTTAAACCCTGAAACAAGTTGGACTGATAAATTTCTTTTCCCTTTCCATGATTTTAGAATTGCCAATTGTTTAATTACTAATTTTCATCCACCAGAAAGTACATTAATGATGGCTACTGCAGCTTTTGCTGATTTTGATTTTTTAATGGAAGCGTATAACGAAGCTATTAAAAACAAATACAAGTTTTTAGCTTATGGCGATGCTATGTTAATTATATAA
- a CDS encoding aldose 1-epimerase family protein, translating into MAFNFNITNGCLELTANSKGAELSSVKNRKHNYEFIWQANADVWNRHAPILFPIVGKLNNDQTEIDGNCYHMSQHGFARDCNFEMIDQSANGLRFKLLATPETMVLYPFNFELIVTYSFTDVANQIKVTYHVNNLSDKAMPFSIGAHPGFQLPVKDLSEYEIDFYTIDSFQKELLSNGLFAEKAEEVKLKNSKLTLQEDSFSKDAIVIKDIVAKKIKLNHLHSDFAIEMAFNDFTDLGIWSKTNCQEFICLEPWLGYADNVGYTGNMYNKKGIVLLESSQSYTASYFMSFSI; encoded by the coding sequence ATGGCTTTTAATTTTAATATTACCAATGGCTGTTTGGAGCTTACTGCAAATAGCAAAGGAGCGGAGTTAAGTTCCGTTAAAAACAGGAAGCATAATTATGAATTTATTTGGCAAGCCAATGCTGATGTTTGGAACAGGCATGCACCTATTTTATTTCCTATTGTTGGTAAGCTAAACAATGACCAAACGGAGATTGATGGTAATTGTTACCACATGTCACAACATGGTTTTGCAAGGGATTGCAATTTTGAAATGATTGACCAATCTGCCAATGGACTACGTTTTAAACTGTTGGCAACACCAGAAACAATGGTTTTGTATCCTTTCAATTTTGAATTGATAGTAACTTATTCGTTTACAGATGTTGCTAATCAAATAAAGGTTACCTATCATGTCAATAATTTATCAGATAAAGCAATGCCTTTTAGCATTGGTGCTCACCCGGGCTTTCAGTTACCTGTTAAAGATTTAAGCGAGTATGAAATTGATTTTTATACCATTGATTCGTTTCAAAAAGAATTATTGAGCAATGGTTTATTTGCAGAAAAAGCTGAAGAGGTAAAGCTAAAGAACTCTAAATTAACGTTACAGGAAGATAGTTTCAGTAAAGATGCCATCGTTATCAAAGACATTGTTGCTAAAAAAATAAAACTAAATCATTTGCATTCTGACTTTGCTATTGAAATGGCATTTAATGATTTTACAGATTTGGGTATTTGGAGCAAAACGAATTGTCAGGAGTTTATTTGCCTGGAGCCTTGGTTGGGTTATGCTGATAATGTTGGTTATACAGGAAATATGTATAATAAAAAAGGGATTGTATTGTTAGAGTCAAGCCAAAGCTATACTGCTTCTTATTTCATGTCATTTAGTATTTAA